The Chelatococcus sp. HY11 genome includes a window with the following:
- a CDS encoding serine hydrolase codes for MDRANISSSPISWHLIRLRVAATAILTCTLITMSPEPAAAQPWQAAHPASAGWSQEKIEAAEDYVARLGPTAFMIVQNGKIIMRWGDISRKVEVASVRKSLLGALYGIAVADGHISLTSSLADLGMDDKAPPLTAAEKRATVRDLLMARSGVYHEAAHETAEMRRKRPSRGSHAPGTFWFYNNWDFNALATIYRQRTGEDLFKSFAQRIAAPIGMEDFAIGDGRYVTEPPSIHPAYPFALSARDAARFGQLFVDGGQWNGRQVIPADWVRESTTAYSQTDRGSRGYGYLWWTLRADVFGPGAALASGFGGQFIAIVPSKHLVVVQVVARGDRNKALRTSNFIAMLRGITATAP; via the coding sequence TTGGACCGGGCTAACATCTCAAGCTCGCCGATATCGTGGCACCTGATCCGGCTTCGCGTGGCGGCAACCGCCATCCTGACCTGCACTCTGATCACGATGTCGCCAGAGCCTGCTGCCGCCCAGCCATGGCAGGCGGCGCACCCGGCGTCGGCCGGATGGTCACAGGAGAAGATAGAAGCAGCGGAAGACTACGTCGCCCGCCTCGGCCCGACCGCCTTCATGATCGTGCAAAATGGCAAAATCATCATGAGATGGGGGGATATTTCGCGCAAGGTGGAGGTTGCGTCCGTCCGCAAGAGCCTCCTTGGCGCCCTCTATGGGATCGCGGTTGCCGACGGCCACATCAGCCTCACCTCCTCCCTCGCCGATCTTGGCATGGACGATAAGGCGCCACCCCTCACTGCCGCGGAAAAACGGGCAACTGTCCGTGATCTGCTGATGGCCCGTTCCGGCGTCTATCACGAGGCCGCCCATGAGACCGCGGAGATGAGACGCAAGCGGCCCAGTAGGGGCAGCCATGCGCCAGGCACATTCTGGTTCTACAACAACTGGGACTTCAATGCCCTCGCCACGATCTACAGGCAGAGGACTGGCGAAGACCTTTTCAAGAGCTTCGCGCAACGCATCGCCGCGCCCATCGGCATGGAGGATTTCGCGATCGGGGACGGTCGTTACGTCACAGAGCCCCCGTCCATTCATCCCGCCTATCCCTTCGCGCTCTCCGCGCGGGACGCGGCCCGATTCGGCCAGTTGTTCGTGGACGGCGGCCAGTGGAACGGCCGGCAGGTCATCCCCGCCGACTGGGTGCGGGAATCAACGACAGCCTACTCTCAAACGGATCGGGGCAGCCGTGGGTATGGTTATCTCTGGTGGACGCTCCGGGCCGATGTTTTCGGACCAGGCGCGGCGCTCGCTTCCGGCTTTGGCGGCCAGTTTATCGCCATCGTGCCGTCGAAACACCTCGTCGTCGTGCAGGTCGTCGCGCGCGGGGACAGAAACAAGGCCCTCCGCACGAGCAATTTCATAGCCATGCTGCGCGGGATCACGGCCACAGCCCCGTGA
- a CDS encoding helix-turn-helix transcriptional regulator yields MRRLREEAGLSQRDLAKLIDIDFYTFVSQVEIGKGRIPPEKYLVWSKALKVDPHEFAINIIKYYNPFLHDLLFPTAGARAKAGASAKSPLLDIHGLQEEIRELQRLLGEKTLEIARLQVRLKQSEADARPAAEEPPADPGKSARSRGRKKG; encoded by the coding sequence TTGCGGCGCCTGCGCGAGGAAGCAGGCTTGTCGCAGCGCGATTTGGCCAAGCTCATCGATATCGATTTTTATACGTTCGTTTCCCAGGTTGAAATCGGCAAGGGGCGCATTCCTCCGGAGAAGTATTTAGTCTGGAGCAAGGCCCTTAAGGTCGATCCGCATGAGTTCGCCATCAATATAATAAAATACTATAATCCGTTTCTCCACGATCTGCTTTTCCCGACCGCGGGCGCACGCGCGAAGGCCGGCGCATCGGCGAAATCACCGCTCCTCGATATCCATGGGCTGCAAGAGGAGATCCGCGAGCTTCAACGCCTGTTGGGGGAAAAAACGCTTGAGATAGCCCGGCTTCAGGTGCGCCTGAAGCAAAGCGAAGCGGACGCGCGGCCCGCCGCGGAAGAGCCGCCCGCCGATCCCGGCAAGAGCGCGCGATCGCGCGGGCGTAAGAAGGGATAA
- a CDS encoding alpha/beta fold hydrolase, giving the protein MSTPIPNGGAVTITCRDGVRLGGHLWPASTGPLAGVVINPATGVLARYYHRYAAFLASRGFDVLTYDYRGIGASRPGRLRGSGYRWRDWGERDCDAALRFMLEHANGAPIRVVGHSIGGFLPGLADSASMIDRMLTVGAQYAWWGDYAARRRLGLFLKWHVAMPAATALHGYFPGRRLGWLEDLPAGVANEWSFRGPRFERSHPRGERKSVLARMAAVKAPILAVSVTDDELGTPAAVRRTLGYYTGASRTMVSLTPADYGREAIGHFRLFHDSHAGDFWTDTLLWLRDGVNPWPQKVVGL; this is encoded by the coding sequence CTGTCCACCCCCATCCCAAACGGAGGGGCCGTTACCATCACTTGCCGCGATGGCGTGCGGCTCGGTGGCCATCTCTGGCCGGCGTCGACCGGCCCCCTGGCCGGTGTCGTCATCAATCCGGCGACGGGAGTACTGGCGCGTTACTACCACCGCTATGCGGCATTCCTGGCAAGCCGCGGCTTCGACGTCCTCACCTATGACTATCGCGGCATCGGCGCATCACGTCCCGGCCGGCTGCGCGGCAGTGGATATCGTTGGCGTGACTGGGGCGAACGAGACTGCGACGCCGCCTTGCGCTTCATGCTGGAGCACGCGAACGGCGCGCCGATCCGTGTGGTGGGCCATAGCATCGGTGGCTTCCTGCCCGGCCTCGCGGACAGCGCATCGATGATCGACCGAATGCTCACCGTCGGCGCTCAATACGCCTGGTGGGGAGACTATGCCGCGCGCCGGCGGCTTGGCCTTTTCCTCAAGTGGCATGTCGCCATGCCCGCCGCCACGGCGCTCCATGGCTATTTCCCCGGCCGCAGGCTCGGCTGGCTGGAGGACCTGCCCGCCGGCGTCGCGAACGAATGGAGCTTTCGCGGGCCGCGGTTCGAACGCAGCCATCCACGCGGTGAGCGGAAGTCCGTGCTCGCCCGGATGGCCGCCGTGAAAGCGCCGATCCTCGCCGTCTCGGTCACCGATGACGAACTCGGGACCCCCGCCGCCGTGCGCCGCACGCTTGGCTACTACACCGGTGCATCACGAACGATGGTGTCGCTGACGCCCGCCGACTATGGACGGGAGGCCATCGGCCACTTCAGGCTGTTCCATGACAGCCACGCCGGCGACTTCTGGACCGATACGCTGCTCTGGCTCAGGGATGGCGTGAATCCATGGCCGCAGAAGGTCGTGGGGCTGTAA